GGCGACAGCCGCTGCCGGCCTCTTCTCTCTCTCCAGTGTGCTCAACATGATGCATCACCTCCCGGTTTGTTTCACAGTGCCATTCTAGAGCCTGTCTCCCTGTGGCGGCAAAGAACGGCCTGTGGAACGGTGTTTCCGGAGGGTGAAGTGCACAGACGGGGGGTCGAATCGCACGTTGCGGGAAACGGCCGCGGGCCGGCTTCGGGCAGTGTGGACGGCGGACCGCACGACGGGCGACGCCGAACGCATGCCGCGGCGTCCCGAGAGGCGGTCGCAGGGACGTTGTGGACTACCACGGCAGGAACTCGCGGAGCTCTCTGGCTCGGCCACGCGACAGCACGAGCTCCGACCGCTCCTTGTCGTCCACGACGACCTTGTACTTCCCGCTGAACCAGGGGATGATCTCGACCACGTGATCGAGGTTGACGATCGTCGAACGGTGGATCCTGAAGAACCGCGCGGGGTCCAGTCTCTTCTCGAGGTCTGTCAGCGTCGTGTTCATCATGTAGCGCTCGTCCCGCGTGTGCACGAAGACGAGCTCGTTCTCGACCTCGGCCCATACGACGTCGGCGGAGTCGAGCAGCACGATCCTCTTTCCGCGAAGCACCGGCAGCCGGTCCGGGCCCTGGGAGCGCACGAGCCCGGAGAGCCGTTCGAGCTCGTCCGCTCTCTGCGTCTCGCTCGCCAGCAGCCCGCGGACGCGGTCGACCGCCTCCTCGAGCCGCTCCCGCTCGATCGGCTTCAGGATATAGTCGACCGAGTTGATCTCGAAGGCCTGGATGGCATACTCGTTGTACGCCGTCGCGAAGACGACGAGCGGCATCTCGTCGAGCTCCTTGAGCATCTGGAACCCGTCCATCCCCGGCATCTGAATGTCGAGTATCACCACATCGGGCCGGTGCTCCTCGATCATTGTCAGCGCCTGCACGCCGTTGGCCGCCTCCGCGACGACCTCCACGTCGTCGATCGCCTCGAGGAACCGCCGCACGCGGGTCCTCGCCAGCGGCTCGTCGTCCACGACGAGCGCTCTCACCGTCGGTCGTCCGTTCGCGTCACGCACCTGTTCTCCCTCGGTCGCCGGTCGCCGTCTCGAGCGGCACGACGATCACGACGCGCGTGCCGCCGTCAGCGGAACGGCCGATCGAGACCCAGCGCCGCTCACCGTACCTGTTGCGAAGCCGGTCGCGTACGTTTCTCAGTCCGTATCCCCGTTCGAAGAGTTCGTCGCCGGCCTTCCCCTCCCACCCGGCACCGTCGTCCTCGACCGTCACGTGCAGCTCGCCCGCGCGGACACGGGCCGAGATCGAGACGCGGCCGCCCTCGATGAGCGGCGAGATGCCGTGGCGAACGGCATTCTCGACGACCGGCTGGACGACGAGCGGAGGAATGGGGACGTCGTACGCCTCGTCGGCGACGTCCTCGTCGACCTCGAGGCGTTCGCCGAACCGGGCGCGCTCGATATCGAGGTAGGCGTTGACGAGTTCGAGCTCTTTCTTCAACGGGATCGTCTCCTTCTCCGACGCCAGCAGCGAGCCGCGGAAGATGCCCGCCAG
This genomic stretch from Candidatus Effluviviaceae Genus V sp. harbors:
- a CDS encoding response regulator → MRDANGRPTVRALVVDDEPLARTRVRRFLEAIDDVEVVAEAANGVQALTMIEEHRPDVVILDIQMPGMDGFQMLKELDEMPLVVFATAYNEYAIQAFEINSVDYILKPIERERLEEAVDRVRGLLASETQRADELERLSGLVRSQGPDRLPVLRGKRIVLLDSADVVWAEVENELVFVHTRDERYMMNTTLTDLEKRLDPARFFRIHRSTIVNLDHVVEIIPWFSGKYKVVVDDKERSELVLSRGRARELREFLPW